Proteins encoded by one window of Gemmatimonadota bacterium:
- a CDS encoding cation diffusion facilitator family transporter, protein MTRKLAIVLGLTALFTLVEIVGGLVSNSLTLLADAGHMGTDVAALGLALFGAKIAQRRNGAAQHFGNLRWEVLAALVNGLALFVIGLAITIEAVDRLKHPRPIDATLFGVVASVGLVVNVLSLRVLHGHHHHDINVRGAYLHIMGDILGSVGAISAAVVIHFTGWLPADPLISVLVSVLILRSAWRLVKESATILLDRVPGHVALAEVEARLRQHTAVDAVHDVHVWTVANGLVAMSAHVVVPALEEHPEVLRQLEVEMGTLGIGHVTIQLETGGACGGELCGDAEAPSGPASVGGHGAHHGHNHAH, encoded by the coding sequence GTGACACGCAAGCTCGCCATTGTACTTGGCCTTACCGCGCTCTTCACACTCGTGGAGATCGTGGGTGGCCTCGTCAGCAATTCGCTGACGCTGCTCGCCGATGCTGGCCATATGGGAACCGACGTCGCTGCGCTCGGGCTCGCGCTGTTCGGGGCAAAGATCGCCCAGCGGCGCAACGGCGCCGCCCAGCATTTCGGCAACCTGCGCTGGGAGGTGCTCGCCGCGCTGGTGAATGGCCTGGCGCTGTTCGTGATCGGTCTCGCGATCACCATAGAAGCAGTCGACCGACTCAAGCATCCGCGCCCGATCGATGCCACGCTCTTTGGTGTAGTCGCCAGCGTCGGGCTCGTCGTGAACGTTCTCTCATTGCGGGTGCTGCACGGACATCACCACCACGATATCAATGTCCGGGGCGCCTACCTCCATATCATGGGCGATATCCTCGGCTCCGTCGGCGCGATATCGGCCGCCGTGGTGATCCATTTCACCGGGTGGTTACCGGCCGACCCGCTGATCTCGGTGCTGGTTTCGGTGCTGATCCTCCGGAGCGCCTGGCGTCTGGTCAAGGAGAGCGCCACCATCCTGCTCGACCGCGTGCCGGGGCATGTGGCCCTTGCCGAAGTGGAAGCCCGGCTCCGCCAGCACACCGCGGTCGATGCGGTTCACGACGTTCACGTCTGGACCGTCGCCAATGGATTGGTGGCAATGAGTGCTCACGTGGTCGTCCCCGCCCTCGAAGAGCACCCCGAGGTCCTCCGGCAGCTCGAAGTCGAGATGGGAACGCTCGGCATCGGGCATGTCACGATCCAGCTTGAGACCGGTGGGGCGTGTGGGGGGGAGCTCTGTGGCGATGCCGAGGCCCCGTCGGGGCCGGCGTCGGTCGGCGGACATGGGGCGCATCACGGGCACAACCACGCCCATTGA
- the hisD gene encoding histidinol dehydrogenase, whose product MTGKVSGGAEGGREPVLIRSYDLAREPGGLDGVRALLPRPAESDLATRDAVAAIVADVALRGDAAVAEYARRFDASDLAPAEWELSPATCAAALDRIPPALREALHFAADRIRRYHIQQIDHGFEQRESDGTLLGMRVTPLDAVGLYVPGGKAAYPSSVLMNAIPAVVAGVREIIAVTPPGGANDAVLAALSLSGVTRVFRVGGAQAVAALAYGTATIPRVDKIVGPGNRWVAEAKRQLFGQVGIDMIAGPTEVLILADDSADADNLAADLIAQAEHDEDAGAWLATTSRELARAIPAALERALAHAPRAAIARVALARQGLIIMVPDRAHLVAVANLRASEHLEIVTRDAEELSRSVRHAGAIFLGHDTPEPVGDYVAGPSHVLPTGGTARYASPLGVYDFVKRTSVVQYSRAALDAAAPHIVALAEAEGLFGHAASVQRRMRTR is encoded by the coding sequence GCCCGGCCGAGAGCGACCTCGCGACCCGCGATGCCGTGGCCGCCATCGTGGCCGATGTCGCGCTGCGCGGCGACGCGGCGGTGGCGGAGTACGCGCGTCGCTTCGATGCGAGCGACCTCGCGCCGGCCGAGTGGGAGCTCTCGCCCGCGACCTGCGCTGCGGCCCTGGACCGGATCCCGCCGGCCTTGCGTGAAGCGCTCCATTTCGCGGCGGACCGGATCCGTCGCTACCACATCCAGCAGATCGACCACGGTTTCGAGCAGCGCGAATCCGACGGCACACTCCTCGGCATGCGGGTGACGCCGCTCGACGCCGTGGGTCTCTACGTGCCCGGCGGAAAGGCCGCCTATCCCAGCTCCGTGCTGATGAACGCGATCCCCGCTGTGGTCGCCGGGGTGCGCGAGATCATCGCCGTGACGCCGCCAGGGGGTGCCAATGACGCGGTGCTCGCGGCGCTTTCCCTGAGCGGGGTCACCCGGGTCTTCAGGGTGGGTGGCGCGCAGGCGGTTGCGGCGCTCGCATATGGCACGGCGACGATCCCCCGCGTCGACAAGATTGTCGGTCCAGGGAACCGCTGGGTGGCCGAAGCGAAGCGGCAACTCTTTGGGCAGGTCGGCATCGATATGATCGCCGGGCCGACCGAGGTGCTCATCCTCGCCGACGACAGCGCCGATGCCGACAATCTCGCCGCCGACCTCATCGCCCAGGCCGAGCACGACGAAGACGCCGGCGCCTGGCTGGCCACCACCTCGCGTGAACTTGCGCGGGCCATCCCGGCCGCACTGGAGCGCGCCCTGGCCCACGCACCCCGGGCCGCCATCGCGCGAGTGGCCCTGGCCCGGCAGGGGCTCATCATCATGGTCCCCGACCGGGCCCATCTCGTGGCTGTCGCAAACCTCCGGGCCAGCGAGCATCTCGAGATCGTGACCCGCGATGCCGAGGAACTCTCCCGATCGGTGCGTCACGCCGGCGCCATCTTCCTCGGGCACGATACCCCCGAGCCGGTGGGCGATTACGTCGCCGGCCCGAGCCACGTGCTGCCCACCGGGGGAACCGCGCGCTATGCCTCGCCGTTGGGCGTATATGATTTCGTCAAGCGGACCTCGGTCGTGCAATACTCGCGGGCTGCCCTCGATGCAGCTGCGCCGCACATCGTGGCGCTCGCTGAGGCCGAAGGGCTCTTCGGCCACGCGGCATCGGTCCAACGGAGAATGAGGACTCGGTGA
- the typA gene encoding translational GTPase TypA, giving the protein MEIRNIAIIAHVDHGKTTLVDQMLRQAGAFRANQHVEERVMDSNPLEKERGITILAKNTAITWHGVKVNIVDTPGHADFGGEVERILRMVDGVLILVDAAEGPMPQTRFVTRKALALGLQPIVAINKIDRSDAEPMRVHDEVLSLFMDLDATEAQLDCPFLYTSSRAGTATHELDEPGTTLEPLFDTIVKTVPAPTGNPGEPFQMLVSTLDFSSFLGRIAIGRIEHGTINVGDQVALLPLGEPGMVGDEPGIERNRVTKLYTFDGLHRIEVQHASAGDIIALAGFETLDIGKTFTSVDKLERLEGIAVEEPTISVDFIVSNSPFAGREGKYVTSRQLRDRLFKELERNVALRVEPTDSPDTHSVSGRGELHLGILMETMRREGYEFQVSRPRVILKEGEKGERLEPYEELTIDVPEEYMGVVMEKLGPRRSEMTEMRNPGQGQVRLTFRIPSRGLFGYRSEFLTDTRGTGMMNHRFLEYGPWAGPLSGRKRGVLVADREASVVAFALGNLQDRAQMFVAPGEQVYEGMIVGENSRPADMDVNVGKEKKLTNMRTTATDDNVSLEPPRQITLEYALEYIEEDELIEVTPQNIRLRKRTLQATERKKVQRAANRVADAS; this is encoded by the coding sequence GTGGAAATTCGCAACATCGCCATCATCGCACACGTCGACCATGGCAAGACAACGCTGGTCGATCAGATGCTCCGGCAGGCCGGCGCCTTCCGCGCCAATCAGCATGTCGAAGAGCGCGTGATGGACTCGAATCCGCTCGAAAAGGAGCGGGGCATCACGATTCTCGCCAAGAACACCGCCATCACCTGGCACGGTGTGAAGGTGAACATCGTCGATACCCCGGGCCACGCGGACTTCGGGGGTGAAGTCGAGCGAATCCTGCGGATGGTCGATGGCGTGCTCATTCTGGTCGACGCCGCCGAAGGCCCGATGCCGCAAACCCGCTTCGTGACCCGCAAGGCGCTGGCCCTCGGCCTGCAGCCGATCGTCGCCATCAACAAGATCGACCGTTCCGATGCCGAGCCGATGCGCGTGCACGATGAAGTGCTCTCGCTGTTCATGGACCTCGACGCGACCGAAGCGCAGCTCGATTGCCCGTTCCTCTACACCTCCAGCCGTGCCGGTACCGCCACGCACGAACTGGATGAGCCGGGGACCACGCTCGAGCCGCTGTTTGATACCATCGTGAAGACCGTCCCGGCGCCCACGGGCAACCCGGGCGAACCGTTCCAGATGCTGGTCTCGACCCTCGACTTCTCCTCGTTCCTGGGCCGGATCGCCATCGGCCGGATCGAGCACGGCACCATCAATGTCGGCGACCAGGTGGCCCTGTTGCCCCTCGGTGAGCCGGGCATGGTCGGTGACGAGCCGGGCATCGAGCGCAATCGCGTCACCAAGCTCTACACCTTCGACGGCCTCCATCGCATCGAGGTCCAGCACGCATCGGCTGGCGATATCATCGCCCTCGCCGGCTTCGAGACGCTCGATATCGGCAAGACGTTCACCTCGGTCGACAAGCTCGAGCGGCTCGAAGGGATCGCCGTCGAAGAGCCGACGATCTCGGTCGACTTCATTGTGAGCAACTCGCCGTTTGCCGGCCGCGAAGGGAAGTACGTCACCTCGCGCCAGCTGCGCGACCGGCTCTTCAAGGAACTCGAGCGCAACGTCGCCCTGCGAGTGGAGCCGACCGACTCGCCCGACACGCACTCCGTCTCTGGTCGTGGTGAGCTGCACCTCGGCATCCTGATGGAGACGATGCGCCGTGAGGGATACGAATTCCAGGTCTCTCGCCCGCGCGTGATCCTCAAGGAAGGCGAGAAGGGCGAACGGCTCGAGCCGTACGAGGAGCTGACCATCGATGTGCCCGAGGAGTACATGGGCGTCGTGATGGAGAAGCTCGGGCCGCGGCGGTCAGAAATGACCGAAATGCGAAACCCGGGACAGGGTCAGGTGCGTCTGACCTTCCGGATTCCGTCGCGCGGTCTCTTCGGCTATCGCTCGGAGTTCCTGACGGATACCCGCGGCACCGGCATGATGAATCACCGGTTCCTCGAGTACGGCCCGTGGGCGGGTCCGCTCAGCGGACGCAAGCGCGGTGTGCTGGTGGCCGATCGCGAGGCCAGTGTGGTCGCGTTCGCCCTGGGTAACCTGCAGGATCGCGCCCAGATGTTCGTGGCGCCGGGTGAGCAAGTCTACGAGGGGATGATCGTGGGCGAGAACTCGCGCCCGGCCGATATGGACGTGAACGTGGGCAAGGAAAAGAAGCTCACGAACATGCGCACGACGGCGACCGACGATAACGTCTCGCTCGAACCGCCTCGCCAGATTACTCTGGAGTACGCGCTCGAGTACATCGAGGAAGACGAGCTGATCGAAGTGACGCCGCAGAACATCCGGCTCCGCAAGCGGACACTGCAGGCGACCGAGCGCAAGAAGGTCCAGCGTGCGGCGAATCGGGTCGCCGACGCATCATGA
- a CDS encoding MASE1 domain-containing protein — translation MLWPLSLPISPRRAAFLFCGYLLAIWLGYRFNLISATISPVWPATGVAVAGLMLFGLRYFPVLGLGAFTVALMMGHGLPVSLAFFSAPTVEALIIVGIYRRAFPRSRRPESVAAIGVFLLGAIVGPAIGALIGAWPLGRELHIPAQFPRLWLVWFSADVLGAIVIGTFILTWWRRPFLPRTTARRLEFAGMVVAVAFAGWLIFFQTSPTTAANFPVTFLAFPAGAWATMRFGQRGATAASTILWIMAVRGTMAGQGPFGLAPTDTQLLQLQAFIAVLAITGLLLGGEFVRRRRAERTLTTSEARYRSLLAQAPEAITVSDIRTGRFVEVNEAAQRLFGMSRDELLRVGPADVSAALQPGGTPLDVAFRGVVEGAVAGEQQEFEWIHLRSDGAQIPCDIRLMRVPGRTPQIRATIIDRTDRPTFAQVTVLESLARGATLETVLARLLTLLESQLRGGCGAVFRWDESAQRFLVLSAPSMPPDFAELNRSTPFHPGMPFVSRTRAGTPQATADVFEDPDWEGLRPQAAQIGYRAVWSWPFNDSNGDKLGVMVMHFAKSRLPTPAQRALVGVAASLAALAIQRDDNAASLRQAEEQLREAQKMDAVGRLAGGIAHDFNNLLTVIASASSLLDGRLPDDPEAVEELEMIRGATDQAAGLTRQLLAFSRRQPWQTRALDLNDAIGRLDPMLQRLVGAANRIELSLDPAIGHVRADEIQVQQVLINLVVNARDAMVGGGTIRLTTRAHVPGRTEVAGSGLPTDRGEWVVLDVEDEGAGFQEGMEDKIFEPFFTTKPAGQGTGLGLATVYGIVGQAGGSIQASNRSGGGARLRVILPTLVTDTAGGPGVVSVESDATDTPGTHLLLVEDEATLRRVVARLLRNSGYVVEEAESVAQARELLANSETFKLVITDVVMPGASGRELGEYIAAQGGPPVLYTSGYTQDTVFLQRIREEGLPFLAKPFTVDELLAAVRPLVPSPQKS, via the coding sequence ATGCTGTGGCCGCTTTCTCTCCCCATCAGCCCGCGCCGGGCCGCCTTTCTCTTCTGCGGCTACCTCCTGGCCATCTGGCTCGGCTACCGCTTCAATCTCATCTCCGCCACGATCTCGCCGGTTTGGCCCGCCACCGGCGTCGCGGTCGCCGGGCTGATGCTCTTCGGCCTCCGGTACTTCCCGGTGCTCGGCCTCGGCGCCTTCACGGTGGCCCTGATGATGGGGCACGGCCTCCCGGTCTCGCTGGCCTTCTTCAGTGCGCCCACGGTCGAAGCGCTGATCATCGTCGGCATCTACCGGCGTGCCTTCCCACGCTCCCGTCGACCGGAGTCGGTCGCGGCGATCGGCGTCTTCCTGCTGGGCGCGATCGTCGGACCGGCCATTGGAGCTCTGATCGGCGCCTGGCCGCTCGGGCGCGAGCTCCACATCCCGGCGCAGTTCCCCCGGCTCTGGCTCGTCTGGTTCAGCGCCGACGTCCTCGGCGCCATCGTGATCGGCACCTTCATCCTCACCTGGTGGCGGCGGCCGTTCCTGCCCCGGACAACGGCACGGCGGCTCGAGTTCGCCGGAATGGTCGTCGCGGTCGCCTTCGCCGGGTGGCTGATCTTCTTCCAGACCTCCCCGACCACGGCCGCCAACTTCCCGGTCACTTTCCTCGCCTTTCCTGCCGGCGCCTGGGCCACGATGCGGTTCGGGCAGCGCGGCGCAACGGCCGCATCCACGATCCTCTGGATCATGGCCGTGCGGGGTACGATGGCGGGGCAGGGTCCCTTCGGCCTTGCCCCCACCGACACGCAACTACTGCAATTGCAGGCCTTCATCGCGGTTCTCGCAATCACCGGCCTGCTGCTGGGTGGCGAGTTCGTTCGGCGCCGCCGGGCCGAGCGCACGCTGACGACCAGCGAAGCACGCTATCGCTCCCTGCTGGCGCAGGCGCCTGAGGCCATCACCGTGTCGGATATTCGGACCGGGCGATTCGTGGAAGTGAACGAAGCAGCGCAACGGCTCTTCGGAATGTCCCGTGACGAGCTGCTTCGTGTCGGCCCGGCCGATGTCAGTGCGGCCCTGCAGCCGGGAGGTACGCCGCTTGATGTCGCCTTTCGGGGTGTGGTCGAGGGAGCCGTCGCCGGGGAACAGCAGGAATTTGAATGGATCCATCTCCGCAGTGATGGGGCGCAGATCCCCTGCGATATCCGATTGATGCGGGTGCCCGGCCGCACGCCGCAGATTCGCGCCACCATCATCGATCGGACCGACCGGCCCACCTTCGCGCAGGTCACGGTGCTCGAATCGCTCGCCCGTGGTGCCACCCTCGAGACTGTGCTCGCGCGATTGCTGACCCTGCTCGAGAGCCAGTTGCGGGGCGGCTGCGGGGCCGTGTTTCGTTGGGACGAGAGTGCGCAGCGTTTCCTCGTACTGAGTGCGCCGAGCATGCCGCCGGATTTCGCCGAGCTGAATCGGAGCACGCCGTTCCATCCCGGGATGCCGTTCGTGTCGCGCACGCGCGCCGGCACGCCGCAGGCCACAGCCGATGTGTTCGAGGATCCCGACTGGGAGGGATTGCGTCCACAGGCCGCGCAGATCGGCTATCGCGCGGTATGGTCGTGGCCCTTCAACGACTCCAACGGTGACAAGCTCGGTGTGATGGTGATGCACTTCGCCAAGAGTCGTCTCCCCACACCGGCGCAGCGTGCGCTCGTCGGCGTGGCCGCATCGCTGGCAGCGCTCGCGATCCAGCGGGACGACAACGCCGCTTCGCTGCGGCAAGCCGAGGAGCAGCTCCGCGAGGCCCAGAAGATGGACGCCGTGGGGCGACTCGCCGGCGGTATCGCCCATGACTTCAACAACCTGCTCACGGTGATTGCGTCGGCATCGAGCCTGCTCGATGGTCGGCTGCCCGACGATCCCGAAGCGGTAGAAGAGCTGGAGATGATTCGCGGCGCCACCGATCAGGCGGCGGGGCTCACTCGCCAATTGCTCGCGTTCTCGCGCCGGCAACCGTGGCAGACGCGCGCCCTCGACCTGAACGATGCAATCGGTCGTCTCGATCCGATGCTCCAGCGCCTTGTGGGTGCGGCCAATCGCATCGAGCTGTCGCTCGACCCTGCGATCGGGCACGTGCGCGCCGACGAAATCCAGGTCCAGCAGGTCCTCATCAACCTGGTGGTGAATGCGCGCGATGCGATGGTGGGTGGCGGTACGATTCGCCTCACCACGCGAGCGCACGTCCCTGGTCGCACCGAGGTTGCGGGGAGCGGACTTCCGACCGACCGCGGTGAATGGGTCGTGCTCGACGTCGAAGACGAAGGCGCCGGATTTCAGGAAGGGATGGAAGACAAGATCTTCGAGCCGTTCTTCACGACCAAACCCGCGGGGCAGGGCACCGGACTCGGGCTTGCCACCGTGTATGGCATCGTCGGACAGGCAGGCGGCTCGATCCAGGCGAGCAATCGCAGCGGCGGTGGAGCCCGTCTTCGGGTGATCCTGCCGACTCTCGTCACCGACACCGCTGGCGGGCCCGGTGTCGTGAGCGTGGAAAGCGACGCGACCGACACTCCCGGGACGCATCTGCTTCTGGTCGAGGACGAAGCAACACTACGCCGCGTGGTCGCCCGGCTGCTGCGCAACTCGGGGTA